A genomic region of Runella rosea contains the following coding sequences:
- the dnaA gene encoding chromosomal replication initiator protein DnaA, with amino-acid sequence MDSFFQQEVAVVWEKCLQVIKANVPEQSFKTWFEPIVPFRLAGKTLTIQVPSQFFYEWLEENYIHVLRRALDHAIGRDGQLEYSIIVDTGGDRQPPIKVHVPTTNSPEAAEARQKAASEPKKATPQPPRSPDSSELDLYLNPTYSFDNYIEGDCNRLARSAGMAVAQRPGVTSFNPLLIYGGVGLGKTHLVQAIGNHIKGHHHDKFVLYVSSEKFTNQFINAIKSNTLQDFTDFYMKVDALILDDVQFLSGKEKTQDTFFHIFNHLHQSGRQIIMTSDRRPSELQGLQDRLLSRFKWGLTADLQQPDFETRIAIIQRKLQAEGIYIEYSVIEYIAHSVNTNVRELEGVIISLMAQASLVRRDIDLDLAKVVMKNIVTAEDREVNIDTIQEIVSDYYDVSIADLKGKSRKKELVYPRQVAMYFAKELTDLSLKSIGYHFGGRDHSTVIHAIQTISDLMEQDDSVKDAVQKIRSTFS; translated from the coding sequence GTGGATAGTTTTTTTCAACAAGAAGTGGCTGTTGTATGGGAAAAGTGCCTTCAAGTCATTAAGGCCAACGTTCCCGAACAGAGCTTTAAAACCTGGTTTGAGCCGATAGTTCCCTTTCGGCTTGCGGGGAAAACTTTGACCATACAAGTTCCGAGTCAATTCTTTTATGAGTGGCTGGAGGAGAATTACATTCACGTTCTGCGCAGGGCACTCGATCACGCCATCGGTCGCGATGGGCAACTGGAATACTCCATCATTGTAGATACAGGTGGTGACCGGCAACCTCCCATCAAGGTTCATGTTCCGACCACCAACTCACCCGAAGCCGCCGAAGCGCGTCAAAAAGCCGCTTCTGAGCCCAAAAAAGCCACCCCACAGCCTCCGCGTAGCCCAGATTCGTCGGAGTTGGATTTGTACCTCAATCCTACTTATAGTTTTGACAATTACATCGAGGGAGATTGTAACCGCTTGGCTCGCTCGGCAGGCATGGCCGTGGCGCAACGCCCTGGGGTGACTTCTTTCAACCCGTTGTTGATTTATGGCGGCGTAGGGCTCGGCAAAACGCACTTGGTACAGGCCATTGGCAACCACATCAAAGGCCATCACCACGATAAATTTGTGCTGTACGTTTCGTCGGAGAAATTTACCAACCAATTTATCAACGCCATCAAAAGCAACACGCTTCAGGATTTCACCGATTTCTACATGAAAGTGGATGCCTTGATTCTGGACGATGTGCAGTTTTTGTCAGGAAAAGAAAAAACGCAGGATACGTTTTTCCATATATTCAACCACTTACACCAGTCGGGGCGTCAAATCATCATGACTTCCGACCGCCGCCCGAGCGAGCTACAGGGCTTGCAAGACCGATTGCTCTCTCGCTTTAAATGGGGCCTAACCGCCGACCTCCAGCAACCAGATTTTGAAACAAGGATCGCCATTATTCAGCGCAAATTGCAGGCCGAGGGGATTTATATCGAATACAGCGTCATTGAATACATTGCCCACAGCGTCAATACCAACGTGCGAGAATTGGAAGGTGTGATTATTTCATTGATGGCCCAAGCTTCGCTGGTACGCCGCGATATTGACCTCGATTTAGCCAAAGTTGTCATGAAAAACATTGTGACAGCCGAAGACCGAGAAGTCAATATTGATACGATTCAAGAAATCGTGTCGGATTATTACGACGTGAGCATTGCCGATTTGAAAGGTAAAAGTCGGAAGAAAGAGTTGGTTTACCCACGTCAGGTAGCGATGTATTTCGCCAAAGAACTGACGGATTTATCGTTAAAATCCATCGGTTACCATTTTGGTGGCCGCGACCACAGCACCGTCATTCACGCCATCCAGACCATCAGTGATTTGATGGAACAGGATGATTCGGTCAAAGATGCCGTTCAAAAAATTCGGAGTACTTTCAGTTAG
- a CDS encoding GNAT family N-acetyltransferase yields MPFKKFGVLSVSNQTIIHVPVLLLHRSQLDSTQWNGFIAASPQRILYAYSWYLDTVSPDWKALVLTENGQWQAVMPLPCRQKWGLKVIQQPFFCQFLGIFTHSNVDFQEASNLLLSQLTTSFRYVSIYTGRFAAQTVFPNSLKIKKASNIVLPLHLPYAVLFQNYSNDRKTNLKRAQQFGWNLHQSTDIEPIIQLFHKNHSSKIEGGVSDEAYDLLRKLTVVLAQKNALRLVYATKDERIEAGALFAIFDHRIIYLFNAASPTGRKGNGRTWLIDQIIQAYAETGFVFDFESPELPSIASFYQSFGGVEEIYTQFTFNDLPFPFKQIQNWRIEKLGKKIKNS; encoded by the coding sequence ATGCCGTTCAAAAAATTCGGAGTACTTTCAGTTAGTAATCAGACGATTATTCATGTGCCCGTCCTTCTACTTCATCGCTCCCAACTAGATTCCACCCAATGGAATGGTTTTATTGCCGCTTCTCCGCAGCGAATTCTCTACGCCTATTCATGGTATTTGGATACAGTTTCGCCCGATTGGAAGGCGCTGGTATTGACAGAAAATGGCCAATGGCAAGCGGTAATGCCTCTACCTTGTCGCCAAAAATGGGGATTGAAAGTAATACAACAACCTTTTTTCTGTCAATTTTTAGGAATTTTCACCCACTCAAACGTAGATTTTCAGGAAGCATCAAATCTGCTTTTGTCCCAATTAACAACCTCCTTTCGCTACGTTTCTATTTACACTGGCCGCTTTGCTGCGCAAACGGTTTTTCCCAATTCATTAAAAATAAAAAAAGCGAGCAATATAGTTTTGCCGCTGCACCTCCCCTACGCTGTTCTTTTTCAAAACTATTCAAATGACCGAAAAACGAATTTAAAACGCGCACAACAATTCGGCTGGAATCTGCATCAAAGCACTGACATTGAACCGATTATTCAGTTATTTCATAAAAATCATTCCTCCAAAATTGAGGGTGGAGTTTCGGATGAGGCGTACGATTTATTACGAAAACTAACGGTTGTATTAGCGCAAAAAAACGCCCTGCGATTAGTCTATGCCACCAAAGATGAGCGCATTGAAGCGGGTGCACTGTTTGCGATTTTTGACCACCGAATCATTTATCTTTTCAATGCGGCCTCACCTACGGGTCGAAAAGGAAACGGCCGCACGTGGCTGATTGACCAAATCATCCAAGCATACGCCGAAACTGGTTTCGTCTTTGATTTTGAAAGCCCCGAACTTCCTTCTATTGCTTCATTTTACCAAAGTTTTGGAGGAGTAGAAGAAATATATACCCAATTTACCTTCAATGATTTACCTTTTCCGTTCAAGCAAATTCAAAACTGGAGAATTGAAAAGCTAGGCAAAAAAATAAAAAACTCATAA
- a CDS encoding DinB family protein produces MIQTANELRDIVNQVLPLLQGISDEAAAAKPNPIKWSKKEILGHLIDSASNNQHKFVRTMAQPQLHFVGYAQNHWVVAQHYASANWELLTTLWASYNLQLAHVIENTVPSVLHNTITIEGAGPFTLEFIMKDYAEHLKHHLLQILPDAELKSGFVNIYGV; encoded by the coding sequence ATGATACAGACCGCCAATGAGTTAAGAGATATTGTCAACCAAGTGTTGCCGCTACTACAAGGTATTTCGGATGAAGCGGCGGCTGCCAAACCGAATCCGATTAAATGGTCTAAAAAAGAGATTCTAGGTCACTTGATTGATTCGGCCAGCAATAATCAGCACAAGTTTGTGCGAACCATGGCGCAGCCGCAACTTCATTTTGTAGGATACGCCCAAAATCACTGGGTAGTCGCTCAACATTATGCGTCGGCTAATTGGGAACTTCTCACAACATTGTGGGCATCGTACAACTTACAACTTGCGCACGTGATTGAAAATACAGTCCCATCCGTTTTACATAATACAATTACCATCGAAGGCGCAGGACCGTTTACGCTCGAATTTATCATGAAAGATTACGCCGAGCATTTGAAGCATCATTTACTACAAATCCTGCCCGATGCCGAGTTGAAGAGCGGGTTTGTGAATATTTATGGAGTGTGA
- a CDS encoding 2-hydroxyacid dehydrogenase: MKISFFSSKSYDRSYFNRFNTSYQLKFYDTDLSLESIDLLSDSQAVCVFVNDQLNADVIKQLAAKNVKIIALRCAGFNNVDLQAAKAHGIAVVRVPAYSPHAVAEHAVALILTLNRKTHKAYNRVREGNFSLERLTGFDLFGKTVGVIGTGKIGEAFAKIMKGFGCRVLAYDLQPHPDLVALGIEYVALDALFTASDIVSLHCPLTPQTNRLINADTLQQMKPNAMLINTSRGGLVDTSAVIKALKTGHLGYFGIDVYEQEADLFFHDLSESIIQDDMLMRLMSFPNVLITSHQGFFTEEALCQIAQVTFQNIRDFEAGQLNPSTTLVQP; the protein is encoded by the coding sequence ATGAAAATTTCTTTCTTCAGTTCGAAGTCTTATGATCGCAGCTATTTTAATCGCTTCAACACGTCCTATCAGTTAAAGTTTTATGATACCGATTTGAGCCTCGAAAGCATTGATCTACTAAGTGACAGCCAAGCGGTTTGTGTGTTTGTAAACGACCAACTCAACGCCGATGTCATTAAGCAGTTAGCCGCCAAAAACGTCAAAATAATCGCATTGCGCTGCGCTGGGTTCAACAATGTGGATTTACAGGCCGCCAAAGCCCACGGAATTGCGGTGGTGCGCGTGCCAGCGTATTCGCCCCACGCTGTGGCCGAACACGCCGTAGCCCTCATCCTGACGCTCAACCGCAAAACGCATAAAGCCTACAACCGCGTACGTGAAGGGAATTTTTCGCTCGAAAGATTGACGGGCTTTGACCTGTTTGGCAAAACGGTAGGCGTAATCGGAACGGGAAAAATCGGCGAAGCCTTTGCCAAAATTATGAAGGGCTTTGGCTGCCGGGTATTGGCTTATGACCTGCAACCCCACCCCGATTTGGTCGCTCTTGGCATTGAATACGTTGCTTTAGACGCCCTGTTTACCGCCTCCGACATTGTTTCGCTGCACTGTCCGCTTACGCCACAAACCAACCGCCTCATCAACGCCGACACCTTGCAACAAATGAAACCCAACGCCATGCTTATCAATACCAGTCGGGGTGGGTTGGTGGATACGAGCGCGGTGATAAAAGCCCTCAAAACGGGGCATTTGGGTTATTTTGGCATTGATGTATACGAGCAGGAGGCTGATTTATTTTTTCATGATTTGTCAGAAAGTATCATTCAAGACGACATGCTGATGCGTTTGATGTCGTTTCCAAATGTACTTATCACTTCCCATCAGGGCTTTTTTACGGAAGAGGCCTTGTGTCAAATAGCGCAGGTCACGTTCCAAAACATTCGCGATTTTGAGGCTGGTCAACTGAATCCCTCCACCACATTAGTACAACCATGA
- a CDS encoding methylmalonyl-CoA mutase family protein, which yields MNFSLFSEFSPSDKNAWVQQALKDLKGKDYDKTLLWNTPEGFVVEPYYTDQEVEETQLTRLQVAQQKKLGWLNQPVVTYESERATNGAMLVVLQKGVDALTLDLRHTDLETIEFTKLLYGIKLSDTPIFFQTNGQNTALIRALQTFIAYQMKGGLADDGLARWMTTGQLSETYFAKLAAVATATNASPSFKTICVSSHVFHNAGANAVQELAFALASAVTYADKLTDAGLDVDAVFSKLYFSVSIGTNYFMEIAKLRALRFLWQRVQTGWGIQPKIAYVHAQTSTFYDAAITPNTNLLRATTEAMSAVIGGCDALTVHAYDATFRTPDEFSERIARNISILLKEESYLDRTLDPAAGSYFLENLTQQLAEAAWSLFLEVEEKGGLLVAFEQDFIQNKIEQNVTDTLAALQQGTRVMVGVNKFRVDEQVPVKYTPTPEAVDEAVSFKLLHPQRIAQTFEQ from the coding sequence ATGAACTTTTCCCTTTTTTCAGAATTTTCGCCATCCGATAAAAACGCGTGGGTACAACAGGCACTCAAAGATTTGAAAGGTAAAGACTACGACAAAACATTGTTGTGGAATACCCCCGAAGGCTTTGTGGTGGAGCCGTATTATACCGACCAAGAGGTAGAAGAAACACAGCTCACGAGGTTGCAGGTGGCTCAACAAAAGAAATTAGGCTGGTTAAACCAACCTGTAGTTACCTATGAAAGTGAGCGGGCTACCAATGGGGCTATGCTGGTGGTTTTACAGAAAGGCGTTGACGCACTTACGCTGGACTTACGGCATACCGACCTCGAAACGATTGAGTTTACTAAACTTCTTTACGGAATTAAACTTAGCGATACGCCCATATTCTTCCAAACCAACGGGCAAAATACCGCTTTGATTCGCGCCCTTCAAACGTTTATTGCGTACCAAATGAAAGGCGGCTTGGCAGATGATGGCTTGGCGAGATGGATGACGACGGGGCAACTATCGGAAACGTATTTTGCCAAATTGGCGGCCGTAGCCACCGCCACAAATGCGTCACCTAGCTTCAAAACCATCTGTGTAAGTAGCCATGTGTTTCACAATGCAGGTGCCAATGCCGTGCAGGAATTGGCCTTCGCGCTGGCTTCGGCAGTGACGTATGCTGATAAGCTGACCGATGCGGGCCTTGACGTAGATGCCGTTTTTTCGAAACTTTATTTTTCGGTTTCGATTGGTACCAACTACTTTATGGAAATCGCTAAGCTGCGGGCGCTGCGGTTTTTGTGGCAACGAGTCCAGACGGGATGGGGAATACAACCTAAAATAGCCTACGTTCACGCCCAAACTTCGACTTTCTACGATGCGGCCATTACGCCCAATACCAATCTGTTGCGGGCAACAACCGAGGCGATGAGCGCGGTAATTGGCGGTTGCGATGCGCTGACCGTTCACGCTTACGACGCTACATTTCGGACGCCAGATGAGTTTTCAGAGCGCATTGCCCGAAATATTTCTATTTTACTGAAAGAAGAAAGTTACCTCGATAGAACCCTTGACCCAGCGGCGGGGAGTTATTTTCTCGAAAACCTAACCCAACAATTGGCAGAGGCGGCTTGGAGTTTGTTTTTGGAAGTAGAAGAAAAAGGGGGCTTATTGGTAGCTTTCGAGCAGGATTTTATTCAAAATAAAATCGAACAAAACGTAACTGATACACTTGCCGCCCTTCAACAGGGAACGCGCGTCATGGTAGGCGTGAATAAATTTCGGGTGGATGAACAAGTGCCAGTGAAATACACTCCAACTCCCGAAGCTGTCGATGAAGCCGTGTCTTTTAAATTACTTCATCCCCAACGTATCGCCCAAACATTCGAACAATGA
- the lysM gene encoding peptidoglycan-binding protein LysM, whose product MGLMSFFKGVGEKVFGKDKEVETAAPEKVADLKASALLQHVKTLGLAYNKLIVKVSGHTVILEGEVAAQEDSEKIALAVGNVEGVEAVDNNIIVETPAPEAQYHEVKKGDTLSLIAKHYYGDMMKYPVIFEANKPMLSDPDKIYPGQILRIPAL is encoded by the coding sequence ATGGGACTCATGTCATTTTTTAAAGGAGTAGGTGAAAAAGTCTTTGGTAAAGACAAAGAAGTTGAAACCGCTGCTCCCGAAAAAGTCGCTGACTTAAAAGCCAGCGCTTTACTACAGCATGTGAAGACGCTTGGGCTTGCTTACAATAAATTGATTGTAAAAGTATCGGGCCACACCGTAATCTTGGAAGGAGAGGTAGCCGCTCAGGAAGATTCTGAGAAGATTGCATTGGCAGTCGGTAACGTAGAAGGCGTAGAGGCGGTTGATAACAACATCATTGTGGAAACTCCGGCTCCTGAAGCACAGTATCATGAAGTGAAAAAAGGAGATACGCTCTCTTTGATTGCGAAACATTACTACGGTGATATGATGAAATATCCGGTCATTTTTGAAGCCAACAAGCCAATGTTGTCTGATCCTGATAAAATCTATCCAGGCCAGATTTTACGCATTCCTGCGCTTTAA